In one Brevibacillus composti genomic region, the following are encoded:
- a CDS encoding tripartite tricarboxylate transporter substrate binding protein, giving the protein MKAYQIWSRFLLSLLAVLVAAACGAGGSQPQPQTAPADASPASASPSAAADQGATKTEPAYPVRQIEYIVPYSAGGGVDLVARAAADYLSKEWGQPIAVINKPGGGGTVGAEYALKQAKPDGYTVLAVNVSNTSMLAAGMAEPLIKNDDQIYTARIGKGTMAFAVKEDAAWSDFASFSEWARANPDALTWTSVGPAGFSAFGVAEWLDRIGGDYVKTRMIVTKGASDSVPKVAGGHAVLAIHTVGEINPMLQAKKVKVLAVGGEERSPFLPDVPTAAEQGIEGLSVFWWTGVSFPKGTPEGVIKKWEAAVAKMTSDPDFVKKLHDIQVEPAYADSAQFTQDVEKETQYYTELAEKTGIRN; this is encoded by the coding sequence TTGAAAGCTTATCAAATCTGGTCGCGTTTTTTGCTTTCCCTGCTGGCGGTCCTGGTCGCCGCCGCCTGCGGTGCGGGCGGCAGCCAGCCACAGCCCCAAACAGCCCCCGCGGACGCTTCGCCTGCCTCCGCTTCTCCATCCGCCGCTGCGGATCAAGGGGCGACGAAGACGGAGCCTGCTTATCCCGTCCGACAAATCGAATACATCGTGCCTTACTCGGCGGGCGGTGGCGTAGACCTGGTCGCCCGGGCGGCTGCTGATTACCTCAGCAAAGAGTGGGGGCAGCCGATCGCGGTGATCAACAAGCCGGGCGGCGGCGGAACCGTCGGGGCCGAGTACGCCCTGAAGCAGGCAAAGCCGGATGGATACACCGTGCTTGCCGTCAATGTCTCCAATACGTCGATGCTGGCCGCCGGGATGGCCGAACCGCTGATCAAAAATGACGATCAGATCTACACGGCTCGGATCGGCAAAGGGACGATGGCGTTTGCTGTGAAGGAGGACGCGGCCTGGTCCGATTTTGCCAGCTTTTCCGAGTGGGCTCGGGCCAACCCGGATGCACTCACCTGGACGTCCGTGGGTCCGGCAGGCTTCTCCGCATTCGGCGTGGCGGAATGGCTGGATCGGATCGGCGGCGACTACGTCAAGACGCGCATGATCGTCACCAAGGGAGCCTCCGACTCGGTGCCCAAAGTGGCGGGTGGCCATGCCGTCCTCGCGATCCATACGGTAGGAGAAATCAACCCTATGCTGCAGGCGAAAAAAGTGAAAGTACTGGCCGTCGGCGGCGAAGAGAGAAGCCCGTTTCTTCCCGATGTCCCCACAGCGGCCGAACAGGGGATCGAGGGCCTCAGCGTCTTTTGGTGGACGGGAGTCTCTTTTCCCAAAGGCACTCCCGAAGGGGTCATCAAAAAGTGGGAAGCCGCTGTCGCCAAGATGACCAGCGATCCCGATTTTGTCAAAAAGCTGCATGACATCCAGGTAGAGCCGGCTTATGCCGATTCGGCTCAATTTACCCAGGATGTGGAGAAGGAAACGCAGTACTATACGGAACTGGCTGAGAAGACTGGCATCCGCAATTGA
- a CDS encoding winged helix-turn-helix domain-containing protein, giving the protein MTSKEYDLLQYFLHNREQILTRDQIFDRIWGIDSETNYGIVDLYVHYLRKKLVEHDCDQYIRTIRNVGYILKGNQEHV; this is encoded by the coding sequence CTGACCAGCAAGGAGTACGACCTGTTGCAATACTTTCTGCACAACCGGGAGCAGATTTTGACCCGGGACCAGATTTTCGACCGGATCTGGGGGATTGATTCGGAGACCAATTACGGCATCGTGGACTTGTACGTTCATTATTTGCGAAAAAAGCTGGTGGAGCATGATTGCGACCAGTACATCCGGACGATCCGCAATGTCGGCTATATTTTGAAA
- a CDS encoding transposase, with amino-acid sequence MGPEENRPAKCLRSIPGIDLVYAAGILAEIGDIERKRVSKTAAGMIRAG; translated from the coding sequence GTGGGTCCTGAGGAAAATCGGCCAGCCAAATGTCTGCGCTCCATTCCGGGCATTGATCTGGTTTATGCAGCAGGAATTCTGGCAGAGATCGGAGATATCGAACGCAAGCGTGTATCCAAGACAGCGGCCGGGATGATCCGTGCCGGTTAA